In Sphingobium sp. Z007, one DNA window encodes the following:
- a CDS encoding helicase-related protein, with translation MAQFARSSLTAVLGPTNTGKTHLAVERMCGHSSGMMGFPLRLLAREVYDRVVAIKGPAQVALITGEEKIVPAGARYFLCTAESMPISQGPGNTDVTTNGLKDFAFVALDEAQLGADPERGHIFTDRLLRARGREETMILGSASISRVVKSLVPDIDIIGRPRFSTLSYAGAKKLSRLPKRSAIVAFSAEEVYAVAEMLRRFRGGAAVVMGALSPRTRNAQVQMFLNGDVDYLVATDAIGMGLNLDVAHVAFASLRKFDGRRTRRLTVSEMAQIAGRAGRHHKDGTFGSLGGEDGDAAFTPEEIEAIEAHRFPPIEQLFWRDGTPRTDRLDLLIADLEERPDRPQLRAAPQAVDLAVLKRLAEDPLVIERVRTKRQVERLWAACSLPDFQKLGADHHARAVSRIWRFLSEGNGYIPRDWFAQNLARLDSVQGDIDTISGRIAAARTWSYIAHRPDWLEYPAEMAERTRALEEKLSDALHAALTQRFVDRRTSVLLRDIGQNASNLPVIVEPDGSVCVDGETIGKLDGFRFSVDPATRHQDRKMLLAAAERRLGKVLRVKADELVSAVDTDFALMDEAGQAPRIAWGETPVASLLAGPTLLAPEIRLDRAILDLDQDVQKQVATRLAAWVEAQKQKHLLPLVKMSESAADPETPAVVRAVFAQLGDAGGVIARIDLDSALGHLDKDQRHLLRKAGIDIGVLDIYHPGLLKPGAARWRSALLAARIGKPCLPLPGPGLTLIPAGEKFEQMGARIAGFRGFGEQMLRIDMAERMARTAHEAIAKNEAFTHVSPQIVSLGLSEPSFLQLMRLAGFRPVESPAPAPVEVIEAVEATEGEEPAESADAPAVSAANWVFKGRQKPRPERAQQARGPRRVDKQGDGQPNEGKRGGGKPAGAKSSGERQQRDRAGAPAHRSSPAPANNAFAGLADLLGRNG, from the coding sequence ATGGCCCAGTTCGCCCGTTCTTCCCTCACCGCCGTCCTGGGTCCAACCAATACCGGCAAGACTCACCTCGCCGTCGAACGCATGTGCGGCCATTCGAGCGGCATGATGGGCTTTCCGCTACGGTTGCTGGCGCGCGAAGTCTATGATCGGGTGGTCGCGATTAAGGGACCGGCGCAGGTGGCGCTCATTACCGGCGAGGAAAAAATCGTGCCGGCGGGCGCACGCTACTTTCTTTGCACCGCCGAATCGATGCCGATCAGCCAAGGCCCAGGGAACACGGACGTTACCACAAACGGCCTGAAGGATTTCGCCTTCGTCGCGCTGGACGAAGCGCAACTGGGTGCGGACCCGGAACGCGGCCATATCTTCACCGATCGGCTGCTGCGCGCCCGCGGCCGGGAGGAAACGATGATCCTGGGGTCCGCCAGCATCAGCCGGGTCGTCAAATCGCTCGTCCCCGATATCGACATCATCGGCCGCCCGCGCTTCTCCACCCTCTCCTATGCCGGGGCGAAGAAGCTCTCGCGCCTGCCCAAACGCTCCGCCATCGTCGCCTTCTCCGCTGAGGAAGTCTATGCCGTCGCCGAAATGCTGCGGCGCTTTCGCGGCGGCGCGGCGGTGGTGATGGGCGCCCTCTCCCCGCGCACCCGCAACGCGCAGGTGCAGATGTTCCTGAACGGCGATGTCGACTATCTGGTCGCGACCGACGCGATCGGCATGGGGCTTAACCTCGACGTCGCCCATGTCGCCTTTGCCTCGCTGCGCAAGTTCGACGGCCGCCGCACCCGCCGCCTGACCGTCAGCGAAATGGCGCAGATCGCCGGGCGCGCGGGCCGCCATCATAAGGACGGCACCTTCGGCAGCCTGGGCGGCGAAGATGGCGACGCCGCCTTTACCCCCGAAGAGATCGAAGCGATCGAGGCGCATCGTTTCCCGCCGATCGAACAACTCTTCTGGCGCGACGGCACGCCGCGCACCGACCGGCTCGACCTGCTGATCGCCGACCTGGAGGAGCGCCCCGACCGCCCCCAATTGCGCGCCGCGCCTCAGGCGGTGGACCTGGCCGTGCTCAAGCGGCTGGCCGAAGACCCGCTGGTGATCGAGCGGGTGCGGACCAAGCGCCAGGTCGAGCGGCTCTGGGCTGCATGCAGCCTGCCCGATTTCCAGAAGCTGGGCGCGGACCATCATGCCCGCGCCGTCAGCCGCATCTGGCGCTTTTTATCGGAAGGCAATGGCTACATTCCCCGCGACTGGTTCGCCCAGAATCTCGCGCGACTCGATTCGGTGCAAGGTGACATCGACACGATTTCGGGCCGGATCGCGGCGGCGCGGACCTGGTCCTATATCGCCCATCGCCCCGACTGGCTGGAATATCCGGCAGAGATGGCGGAGCGCACACGCGCACTGGAAGAAAAGCTGTCCGACGCCCTCCACGCTGCGTTGACGCAGCGTTTCGTGGACCGGCGCACCTCCGTCCTGCTGCGCGACATCGGGCAGAATGCCAGCAACCTGCCGGTCATCGTGGAGCCGGACGGGAGCGTCTGTGTCGATGGCGAGACGATCGGAAAACTTGACGGCTTCCGATTCTCGGTCGATCCCGCTACGCGACATCAGGATCGAAAGATGTTGCTGGCGGCCGCGGAACGGCGGCTTGGAAAGGTATTGCGAGTGAAGGCAGACGAACTGGTGAGCGCTGTGGATACGGATTTCGCGCTCATGGACGAAGCGGGACAGGCCCCACGCATCGCCTGGGGCGAAACGCCGGTGGCGTCGCTGCTGGCGGGACCGACCCTGCTTGCGCCCGAAATTCGGCTGGATCGAGCCATTCTCGACCTGGATCAGGATGTGCAGAAGCAGGTCGCCACGCGCCTGGCCGCCTGGGTCGAAGCGCAGAAGCAGAAGCATCTCCTCCCCCTGGTCAAGATGAGCGAAAGCGCCGCCGATCCCGAAACGCCCGCCGTTGTCCGCGCCGTATTCGCGCAACTGGGCGATGCGGGCGGTGTGATCGCGCGCATCGACCTCGATTCGGCGCTCGGCCATCTCGACAAGGATCAGCGCCATCTGCTGCGCAAGGCGGGCATAGATATCGGCGTGCTCGACATCTATCATCCCGGCCTGTTGAAGCCTGGCGCGGCGCGCTGGCGCTCCGCCCTGCTGGCCGCGCGCATCGGCAAGCCCTGCCTGCCGCTGCCCGGCCCCGGCCTCACCCTGATTCCGGCGGGCGAGAAATTCGAACAGATGGGCGCGCGCATCGCCGGCTTCCGCGGCTTTGGCGAGCAGATGCTGCGCATCGACATGGCCGAACGCATGGCCCGCACCGCGCATGAAGCCATCGCGAAGAACGAAGCCTTCACCCATGTCAGCCCGCAGATCGTGTCGCTGGGCCTGTCCGAACCGTCCTTCCTGCAACTGATGCGTCTGGCGGGCTTCCGCCCTGTGGAGTCCCCCGCCCCGGCACCTGTAGAGGTCATCGAAGCCGTCGAAGCGACCGAAGGCGAAGAGCCAGCCGAGAGCGCCGACGCGCCCGCCGTCAGCGCGGCGAACTGGGTGTTCAAGGGCCGACAGAAGCCGCGGCCCGAACGCGCGCAACAAGCGCGCGGCCCCCGCCGCGTCGACAAGCAGGGCGATGGCCAGCCCAATGAGGGCAAGCGCGGTGGCGGAAAACCCGCTGGCGCCAAGTCCAGCGGAGAGCGCCAGCAACGCGACCGCGCCGGCGCGCCTGCGCATCGCAGCAGCCCGGCCCCGGCCAACAACGCCTTTGCGGGGCTAGCCGACCTGCTCGGCCGCAATGGCTGA
- a CDS encoding M23 family metallopeptidase, translating to MLTQQRQKAFGVAGLFQESQFGSQQGGASMSLWMADALGHAPVAAPKHWRARVRDWADEVDLVPDLAERVGSRTWFRGLFTCFGLCATALYLSPGFQPIPGLPGARLSDGHYDEVRSQMITPLALGADSGRHMGATDAVQPLRETPERPQIELSAQIGSSDTLPRALSRAGVSSGDVATITSMVGGDISGGVKPGTRLDIILGRRASRDRPRPLDKLAFRARLDLALELARAGGVLSVKRIPIRVDNTPLRIQGVVGDSIYRSARASGAPPKAVQAFLRVIAGQVDLGGIGAGDRYDIVTEYRRAETGDVEVGDLLYAGLKRARGKSVDMLKWTRDGRTEWFEASGVGERRGVLSAPVAGRMSSGYGARRHPILGYTRMHAGIDFAARYGSPIYAVTDGIVAYAGRHGGHGNYVRIQHGGGLATGYAHMSRIAAAPGQRVRRGQVIGYVGSTGLSTGPHLHYELYRNGATVNPLSVKFTTTAQLAGAELAAFRARLAQYQGLRVGMHEAFAQKAAATPAASGK from the coding sequence ATGCTGACGCAGCAACGACAAAAAGCCTTTGGGGTCGCGGGTTTGTTTCAGGAAAGCCAGTTCGGGTCGCAGCAGGGCGGCGCATCCATGTCGCTATGGATGGCCGATGCGCTGGGCCATGCGCCCGTGGCGGCACCCAAGCACTGGCGCGCCCGCGTGCGCGACTGGGCCGACGAGGTCGATCTGGTCCCGGACCTTGCCGAACGGGTCGGCAGCCGCACGTGGTTCCGCGGCTTATTCACCTGTTTCGGCCTGTGCGCCACCGCCCTCTATCTTTCCCCCGGTTTCCAGCCGATTCCCGGCCTGCCCGGCGCGCGGCTAAGCGACGGGCATTATGACGAAGTGCGCAGCCAGATGATCACGCCGCTGGCGCTGGGCGCGGACAGCGGCCGGCATATGGGCGCGACCGACGCGGTGCAGCCGCTGCGCGAGACGCCGGAGCGCCCGCAGATTGAACTGAGCGCCCAGATCGGCAGCAGCGACACGCTCCCCCGCGCCCTGTCGCGGGCCGGGGTCAGCAGCGGCGACGTGGCGACCATCACGTCCATGGTCGGCGGCGACATCAGTGGGGGCGTGAAGCCCGGCACCCGGCTCGACATCATCCTGGGCCGTCGCGCCAGCCGCGATCGGCCCCGTCCGCTCGACAAGCTGGCCTTCCGCGCGCGGCTTGATCTGGCGCTGGAACTGGCGCGCGCGGGCGGCGTGCTGTCGGTCAAGCGCATCCCCATCCGCGTCGACAACACCCCGCTGCGCATCCAGGGCGTGGTCGGCGACAGCATCTACCGCTCGGCCCGCGCGTCCGGTGCGCCGCCCAAGGCGGTGCAGGCCTTCCTGCGCGTGATCGCGGGGCAAGTCGACCTGGGTGGTATCGGCGCTGGCGACCGTTACGACATCGTCACTGAATACCGCCGCGCCGAAACCGGCGATGTGGAGGTGGGCGACCTGCTCTATGCCGGGCTGAAGCGCGCGCGCGGCAAGTCGGTCGATATGCTCAAATGGACCAGGGACGGCCGCACCGAATGGTTCGAGGCGTCGGGCGTGGGCGAGCGGCGCGGCGTGCTGTCCGCCCCGGTCGCGGGACGCATGTCATCGGGCTATGGCGCGCGGCGTCACCCGATATTGGGCTATACGCGGATGCACGCGGGCATTGATTTCGCGGCCCGTTATGGATCGCCCATCTATGCCGTGACCGATGGCATCGTCGCCTATGCCGGGCGGCATGGCGGCCATGGCAATTATGTCCGCATTCAGCATGGCGGCGGCCTCGCCACCGGATACGCCCATATGAGCCGGATCGCCGCGGCGCCGGGCCAGCGGGTGCGGCGCGGCCAGGTGATCGGCTATGTCGGGTCCACCGGCCTATCGACCGGGCCGCATCTCCATTACGAACTCTATCGCAACGGCGCGACCGTCAATCCGCTGTCGGTGAAGTTCACCACCACCGCGCAGCTGGCGGGGGCGGAACTGGCGGCGTTCCGGGCGCGGCTGGCGCAATATCAGGGACTGCGCGTGGGCATGCATGAGGCGTTCGCGCAGAAGGCGGCGGCGACTCCGGCGGCAAGCGGAAAATAA
- a CDS encoding nucleotidyltransferase family protein, producing the protein MTGSITAILLAGARPIADPLATAAGVPVKPLVPVAGEPMINRPARALLGHPAIGQVIVLTQRPDVFAADPATAWLADHPRVQFETGGQGIASSLLALLEGGEVPFPILLTTADHVLLDQAMLDQFVGEATGADIAVAMVERATLLARYPDSRRTWLKFRDGWWSGANIFWFGSDKARPVIALWQEVEQDRKKGWKILAAFGPFALVGALLRILTLRGGIARIGRKFGVVARLVAMDSPEACIDADKPADVTLIEAILRGKSNSLVRSG; encoded by the coding sequence ATGACTGGTTCCATCACCGCCATCCTGCTTGCGGGCGCGCGCCCGATCGCCGATCCGCTCGCCACAGCCGCCGGGGTGCCGGTCAAGCCGCTGGTCCCGGTCGCGGGCGAGCCGATGATCAACCGCCCCGCGCGCGCACTGCTTGGTCACCCCGCGATCGGGCAGGTGATCGTGCTGACGCAGCGGCCCGACGTCTTTGCCGCCGATCCCGCCACCGCTTGGCTGGCGGATCATCCGCGCGTGCAGTTCGAAACGGGGGGGCAGGGGATCGCCTCCTCGCTGCTGGCGCTACTGGAAGGGGGCGAGGTGCCGTTCCCAATCCTGCTGACCACGGCGGACCATGTGCTGCTCGACCAGGCGATGCTCGACCAATTTGTGGGCGAGGCAACCGGCGCGGACATCGCCGTCGCCATGGTGGAGCGCGCGACATTGCTGGCGCGCTATCCCGATTCGCGGCGTACCTGGCTCAAATTCCGCGACGGCTGGTGGTCGGGCGCGAATATCTTCTGGTTCGGCAGCGACAAGGCGCGCCCCGTCATCGCGCTGTGGCAGGAGGTGGAGCAGGACCGCAAAAAGGGCTGGAAGATATTGGCCGCATTCGGACCGTTCGCCTTGGTGGGTGCGCTGCTGCGCATCCTGACCCTGCGGGGCGGCATCGCGCGGATCGGGCGGAAATTCGGTGTCGTCGCGCGGCTGGTGGCGATGGACAGCCCGGAAGCGTGCATCGACGCGGACAAGCCGGCGGATGTGACGCTGATCGAGGCGATTTTGCGGGGTAAAAGTAATTCCCTCGTCCGTTCGGGTTGA
- the rnhA gene encoding ribonuclease HI, whose amino-acid sequence MTDLPTVEIFTDGACKGNPGPGGWGAVLRFGDKEKEISGGEPQTTNNRMEMMAAVEALNMLKKPCKVIIYTDSKYVMDGITKWIFGWQKRGWRTADNKPVKNVEIWQLLVKAIAPHQVTWQWVKGHAGHPENERADALACAAAESFRK is encoded by the coding sequence ATGACCGACCTCCCCACCGTAGAGATTTTCACCGATGGCGCGTGCAAGGGCAATCCCGGCCCTGGCGGCTGGGGCGCGGTTCTGCGCTTTGGCGACAAGGAAAAGGAGATTTCCGGCGGCGAGCCGCAGACGACCAACAACCGCATGGAGATGATGGCGGCCGTCGAGGCTCTGAACATGCTGAAAAAGCCGTGCAAGGTAATCATCTATACCGACAGCAAATATGTGATGGACGGCATCACCAAATGGATATTCGGCTGGCAGAAGCGCGGCTGGCGCACGGCGGACAACAAGCCCGTCAAGAATGTCGAAATCTGGCAATTGCTGGTCAAGGCGATCGCCCCCCATCAGGTGACCTGGCAATGGGTCAAGGGCCATGCGGGTCACCCGGAAAACGAACGCGCCGACGCGCTCGCCTGCGCCGCGGCGGAGAGTTTTCGGAAGTAA
- the thrB gene encoding homoserine kinase, translated as MAVYTHVPAEEIDAFLTRYDAGRLVSAKGIAEGVENSNYLLETTGPDGAGHRYILTLYEKRVDEADLPFFMDLLDHLGARGCLVPRFIADREGKRLQQLSGRPACLIEFLTGISVTEPTPGQARAAGVALGELHKAAQGFAGERRNALDIAGWRALAAKCGDDFDRIAPGLAARVRDELAFLDAHWPADLPRSVIHADLFPDNVLMLGEEVTGLIDFYFSCTDIRAYDLAVTHSAWCFSNDGATWFGARGAAIGAGYAQAHGLSDAERAAFPILCRGAALRFLLTRAYDWINTPADALVTRKDPLAYLRRLDFYAKADPAELLGQ; from the coding sequence GTGGCCGTCTATACCCACGTCCCCGCCGAAGAGATCGACGCCTTCCTGACCCGCTACGACGCCGGACGCCTTGTGTCGGCCAAGGGCATTGCCGAAGGGGTGGAGAACAGCAATTATCTGCTCGAAACCACCGGCCCTGACGGTGCCGGTCATCGCTATATCCTGACCCTCTATGAAAAGCGGGTGGATGAAGCGGACCTGCCCTTCTTCATGGACCTGCTGGACCATCTGGGCGCGCGCGGATGCCTGGTCCCGCGCTTCATCGCGGATCGGGAGGGCAAGCGCCTTCAGCAATTGTCGGGTCGTCCCGCCTGCCTGATCGAGTTTCTGACCGGTATCAGCGTCACCGAACCTACGCCCGGACAGGCGCGCGCCGCCGGGGTGGCGCTGGGCGAACTGCACAAGGCGGCGCAGGGTTTCGCAGGCGAACGGCGCAATGCGCTCGACATCGCCGGCTGGCGCGCGCTGGCGGCCAAATGCGGCGACGATTTCGACCGGATCGCGCCGGGCTTGGCCGCGCGCGTGCGCGACGAACTGGCGTTTCTGGATGCCCACTGGCCCGCCGACCTGCCCCGGTCGGTCATCCATGCCGACCTTTTTCCCGACAATGTGCTGATGCTGGGCGAAGAGGTGACGGGCCTCATCGACTTTTATTTCAGCTGCACCGACATCCGCGCCTACGACCTGGCCGTCACCCACAGCGCCTGGTGCTTCAGCAATGACGGTGCGACCTGGTTCGGCGCGCGCGGCGCGGCGATCGGCGCTGGCTATGCGCAGGCCCATGGGCTGAGCGATGCCGAACGCGCCGCCTTTCCGATATTGTGCCGGGGCGCGGCGCTTCGCTTCCTGCTGACCCGCGCCTATGACTGGATCAACACGCCGGCCGACGCGCTGGTGACGCGCAAAGACCCGCTCGCCTATCTGCGCCGGCTAGACTTCTACGCCAAGGCTGATCCGGCGGAACTGCTGGGACAATAA